The window AGCTGTTTTGACTGCTGATGTATTGACGGCTGCGGCGGCGCTCACATTGCTGCTAGTTGCCACAATGCTGCCTGCTCCCCCTGTTACGAGAAGTGCTGAAGCCAAAGCCGCGCCGAACCATTTACTATTTCTCAATTAGATTCACCCTTTTCCTATAGGTAACTGCTAATGTTATTTTCATCTACCAGTGTGAATTCTGTTCAAGAGGAATGTTATGGAAATATTAAGTAAATAAAAAGACCGGCCCCGAAATGCTTCGAGGTCGGCCCATGAGTAAACTCAGTGTAAAAACCGGAGTAAAACGTTAAAAAAGAACTGTAAATGTTAATTTTCAATCCACGTGACTATAATCTCGGCACCGCCGGGTTTCGCTGCTGAGCTGCTGCCTATAATGGAATACGAGTAGCTGCCCGGGGCTTTTCCGCTAATAATCAGGTTGTTCTGATCCACAATTTCCGTATTACTATCTAATTCCTTGTCTTGAATATACTTTATATATGTAGTGCCCAGCTTCGCCATACTTTCCTCTGTCTCATAGATCAGCATGGATGATTTCTTGCCGCCGACAAGCTCCCCTTCCGTAAAAGTGATGCCCGCCCCCTCAGGGATCGGCAAATCACCGGGGAAATATTGTGGATCACGAATCTGCTCTTGAGCCAACGTATGGAAATTCTCATCCCCTGTTTCCGTGCGGCTGCAGGCAACTAGTGAAACAGCGGTGGCTAGCAGAACCAGCGTGGAAAAAACAGGTTTCTTGGCAGACCACATACAGAAACCTCCTTTATGATATAAACAGAGATATAAACGGAGATATAAACAGAGATATAAACAGAGTTTGAATTAAAGAGAGATACAAGGTGAGTTTGATTTAAACAAAGATATAGCTGAGTTTGATTTAAAGAGAGATACAAGCTGAGTTTGATATAAGCAGAGCTTACGGTGATTGCAGCATATACCCTTATTTAACCATTTTGATTAGGGTGCAAACGGAATTAGTGAAAATTTTATGTTTCCACATTAGGAGTGGGGGGCGGCGGATTGGCGGAATCAACGGGATTTTTCCCTTTGTTTCTGTGATACCGCGCCGGAGTGGCAGAATCAACGGGATTTTTCCCTTTGTTTCTGCGATATTGCGCCGGAGTGGCAGAATCAACGGGATTTTTCCCTTTGTTTCTGCGATGTTGCGCCGGATTGACGGAATCAACGGGATTTTTCCCTTTGTTTCTGTGATGTCGCGCCGGATTGGCGGAATCAACGGGATTTTTCCCTTTGTTTCTGCGATATTGCGCCGGAGTGGCGAAATCAAAGGGATTTTTCCCTTTGTTTCTGCGATGTTGCGCCGGATTGGCGGAATCAATGGGATTTTTCCCTTTGTTTCTGTGATGTTGCGCCGGATTGGCGAGATCAACGGGATTTTTCCCTTTGTTTCTGCGATATTGCGCCGGAGTGGCGAAATCAACGGGATTTTTCTCTTTGATTCTGCGATGTCGCGCCGGAGTGGCGGAATCAACGGGATTTTTCCCTTTGATTCTCTCCGAGGCTACATACTGATCCTCTAATTTAGATACTTTTTGAAGATAGACAGAGATCCACATATTTTCTATAGTCACAAACCTTTTCATAAATAGAAAATACAAGCTCTTTCTTTATTGAAACCGTAAAAAAAACGGTTTACTTTTCCAAAAGAATATCCTATATTATGAGTGAGTACTCACTCATAATGATGAGAATCGAGGAGATCGACATGAATCAAGACACTCCGGTTATTACAGTAACCCATGTCAGCAGAGCTTTTGGCAGCAAGGAGGTACTTCGGAATATTAATCTTCAGGTAAATAAGGCAGAAACCTTTGGCCTTCTGGGCCCATCCGGCTCCGGCAAAACAACACTGGTGAAGCTTCTTACCGGCATTGATGAGGTTAGCTCAGGCGAAGTGCAGGTCATGGGGGTAAAGATCCCCTCACTGCCGATGCTGCAGCAAATCGGATATATGGCCCAGTCCGATGCCTTATACACGGAGCTAAGCGCGAAGGAAAATCTGGAGTTTTTCGCCGCCCTCTATGGTCTTAAAGGCGGAAACCGTACACGGCGGATTGCCGATGTCATGGAACTGGTGAACCTGCAGGAGCATCTTCGTAAACGCGTGGATCAATATTCCGGAGGCATGAAGCGGCGCTTGTCGCTGGCCATCGCTCTCCTGCATGAGCCCCCGCTGCTCATTCTTGACGAGCCTACCGTTGGCATTGACCCGGTGCTGCGCCAGTCTATCTGGCGGGAGCTGCGGGAGCTAAACCGTCAGGGCACTACCATTGTGCTGACAACTCACGTGATGGACGAGGCCGAGAAATGCGACCGGCTGGGGATGATCCGTGACGGTGAGCTGCTCGCTGTAGATACTCCGGCCGGGCTGATGCAGGCGAGCGGCTCCGCAACGATTGAGGAAGCTTTTCTATACTATGGAGGTGCCCGCAAATGAGAATCCGGGCAATTACAATTCGAATTCTACGGCAGTTTATTCATGATAAACGGACAATGGCGCTGATGTTCATCGCGCCTCTGATCGTGCTCAGCTTAATGAGCCTGGTGTTCAACGGCGACGCTTATAAACCAAATATCGGCGTTACCGCAGGAGCGGCTGTCTTCACCCCTGACCTGGAAGCGCAAGAGGCGGCTGTTACCGCATTCGCTACAGCTGAGCTGGGGAACGCTGCACTGAAGGACGGCGAGATTGATGCGCTAATCACAATGGATGGAACCGCTCCCGGTGTTATGCTGGAAGGCAGCAACCCTACGGCCAACCGGGCTGTCATGCAGGTATTGCAGGAAGCTATGCAGCGGCTGCAGCCTTCAGGCTCCGGACAGATTCAGCCGGCTGTCAGCTATCTGTACGGCGCTGAGGATATGACCACAATCGACCGTTTCGGTCCGATTATGATCGGCGTCTTCATCTTCTTCTTCGTCTTCCTGATCGCCGGCGTCTCCTTCCTGCGCGAACGGACGACCGGAACACTGGAGCGCCTGCTCTCCACGCCGCTGAAGCGC of the Paenibacillus pedocola genome contains:
- a CDS encoding ABC transporter ATP-binding protein; the protein is MNQDTPVITVTHVSRAFGSKEVLRNINLQVNKAETFGLLGPSGSGKTTLVKLLTGIDEVSSGEVQVMGVKIPSLPMLQQIGYMAQSDALYTELSAKENLEFFAALYGLKGGNRTRRIADVMELVNLQEHLRKRVDQYSGGMKRRLSLAIALLHEPPLLILDEPTVGIDPVLRQSIWRELRELNRQGTTIVLTTHVMDEAEKCDRLGMIRDGELLAVDTPAGLMQASGSATIEEAFLYYGGARK
- a CDS encoding ABC transporter permease, with the translated sequence MRIRAITIRILRQFIHDKRTMALMFIAPLIVLSLMSLVFNGDAYKPNIGVTAGAAVFTPDLEAQEAAVTAFATAELGNAALKDGEIDALITMDGTAPGVMLEGSNPTANRAVMQVLQEAMQRLQPSGSGQIQPAVSYLYGAEDMTTIDRFGPIMIGVFIFFFVFLIAGVSFLRERTTGTLERLLSTPLKRWEIVLGYVCGFGIFTVIQALLISWFSIQVLGIMMAGSFGYVLLMTLLLAVTALTLGTLLSAFAANELQMIQFIPLVIVPQIFLSGLFPLDTLPLWLQRVGLATPIYYGAQALMDIMIRGKGWSAIALEVYVLIGFSLLFMALNVLALRKHRKM